The following are from one region of the Vicugna pacos chromosome 9, VicPac4, whole genome shotgun sequence genome:
- the C9H19orf12 gene encoding protein C19orf12 homolog, translating into MPVVVKDIMKLLCSISEEKNMKATIRHSGRGALVAGAVAFVGGLVGGPPGVAFGGAIGGLLGAWMTSGQFKPVPQILMELPPAEQQKLFNEAVAILRHLEWTDAVQLTMLVMGSEALQQQLLAMLANYITTELQAEVRYDD; encoded by the exons ATGCCCGTCGTAGTAAAGGACATCATGAAACTGCTGTGTTCCATCTCCGAGGAGAAGAACATGAAGGCGACCATCAGGCACTCTGGGAGGGGCGCCCTGGTCGCAGGGGCCGTGGCCTTCGTTGGTGGTTTGGTTGGCGGCCCACCAGGAGTAGCCTTTG GGGGCGCCATCGGGGGTCTATTAGGCGCGTGGATGACGAGTGGACAGTTTAAGCCAGTTCCTCAGATCTTAATGGAGCTGCCGCCTGCCGAGCAGCAGAAGCTCTTTAACGAGGCCGTCGCCATCCTCAGGCACCTGGAGTGGACGGACGCCGTGCAGCTGACCATGCTGGTCATGGGCAGTGAGGCCCTGCAGCAGCAGCTGCTGGCGATGCTGGCCAACTACATCACCACGGAGCTCCAGGCGGAAGTTCGGTACGACGACTAG